In Mycoavidus cysteinexigens, a genomic segment contains:
- the rsmH gene encoding 16S rRNA (cytosine(1402)-N(4))-methyltransferase RsmH: MQDLQHCTVLREEAVDALLWRPDGIYIDGTFGRGGHSQLLLTRLGATARLVAFDKDPQALAAAQQITDPRFEIVHSSFAKLREEMAQRGIQQVAGVLLDLGVSSPQLDDAERGFSFQADGPLDMRMDPSRGESAAQWLARVTQAQLTEVIRDYGEERFAQQIAKAIVARRERLGPLTRTRELAEVVASAVKTREAGKNPATRTFQAIRIYVNQELEELEVALAAALALLEPGGRLVVISFHSLEDRKVKQFLKKHAQAPRLERRLPLRAADLPAPLLKLHARIRASAAEITENPRARSALMRSAERTAS, translated from the coding sequence ATGCAGGATTTGCAACATTGTACGGTGCTGCGCGAAGAGGCGGTGGATGCTTTGCTGTGGCGGCCTGATGGAATTTATATCGATGGCACTTTTGGGCGCGGTGGCCACAGCCAATTGTTGCTGACGCGGCTTGGCGCGACGGCGCGCTTGGTGGCTTTCGATAAAGATCCGCAGGCGTTGGCGGCGGCGCAGCAGATTACGGATCCGCGTTTTGAGATTGTGCACAGTAGTTTTGCGAAGTTGCGCGAAGAAATGGCGCAACGTGGCATTCAGCAGGTCGCTGGGGTTTTATTGGATTTGGGGGTTTCTTCTCCGCAACTGGATGATGCTGAACGCGGCTTCAGTTTTCAAGCGGATGGGCCACTGGATATGCGGATGGATCCAAGCCGCGGCGAGTCGGCGGCGCAGTGGCTAGCGCGTGTGACACAGGCGCAATTAACGGAGGTCATACGGGATTATGGGGAAGAGCGGTTTGCTCAGCAGATTGCAAAAGCGATTGTTGCGCGCAGGGAGCGGTTGGGACCGCTCACGCGCACCCGTGAGCTGGCCGAGGTTGTGGCCAGCGCCGTTAAAACTCGTGAAGCGGGGAAAAACCCGGCTACGCGCACCTTTCAAGCTATACGGATTTACGTTAATCAAGAGCTTGAAGAATTGGAAGTAGCGCTGGCGGCGGCTTTAGCTTTATTAGAACCAGGAGGGCGTTTGGTGGTGATCAGCTTTCATTCGCTTGAAGATAGGAAAGTTAAGCAGTTTTTAAAAAAACATGCACAAGCGCCGCGACTGGAGCGCCGCTTGCCGTTGCGGGCGGCTGATCTGCCTGCGCCATTACTTAAATTACATGCGCGTATACGTGCAAGTGCGGCTGAGATTACTGAGAATCCGCGGGCCCGCTCGGCCCTGATGCGTTCTGCCGAAAGGACCGCGTCATGA
- the mraZ gene encoding division/cell wall cluster transcriptional repressor MraZ: MFQGASALTLDAKGRMSIPSRYREALQGQAAGRVTVTKHPDGCLLLFPFAEWENFRSKIVALPMDAQWWRRIFLGNASEVELDGANRVLLAPELRKAAALDKEVMLLGMGACFEIWDARTYEAKEQAAMMQEMPAALKNFTF, encoded by the coding sequence GTGTTCCAAGGAGCGTCAGCGCTGACGCTCGATGCGAAAGGGCGGATGTCGATTCCGTCTCGTTATCGAGAAGCGTTGCAAGGTCAAGCGGCAGGCCGGGTGACAGTGACTAAGCACCCGGATGGATGTTTGCTGCTTTTTCCATTTGCTGAATGGGAAAATTTTCGCTCCAAAATCGTCGCTTTACCTATGGATGCTCAATGGTGGCGTCGAATTTTCTTGGGCAATGCTTCTGAGGTCGAATTGGATGGTGCAAACCGAGTGTTGCTTGCTCCTGAGTTGCGTAAGGCCGCAGCGCTAGATAAAGAGGTGATGTTATTGGGCATGGGCGCTTGTTTTGAAATCTGGGATGCGCGGACTTATGAGGCCAAAGAACAGGCGGCGATGATGCAAGAAATGCCTGCTGCATTGAAGAATTTTACGTTCTGA